A single window of Enoplosus armatus isolate fEnoArm2 chromosome 22, fEnoArm2.hap1, whole genome shotgun sequence DNA harbors:
- the il17ra1a gene encoding interleukin 17 receptor A1a: MTALRRPVLLLMCASLSAAVRTLTWPPAGCTRQGLTCKVTKSNCMDKNWLDVHVYTPSSPEELQVSVDTRRDGTGHLHPVLVANWTIKDDGSIYYLKATEFHVLVTSTNENLCVRYSFKDKLSMRSPSGEKWSFSANMVVLDPGQRYRVSVFNIPKPEWRHSGYDVSADVIVPDCQDPKMRATQFCVERGSLWQPNISLAPIPAAGGKSALTVSFTPDGLCEEYIVIVRCSTTQHVERAYKANQTTLNVTFSLDKWPRSCCQFDAEIKPLFPQCGQDCARRRRTLDICRAKPTDAPDAPPYTFVALGVVFMCAVMAVIMYVLCKKQGRASIAAAPMGGGKPQQQQLKQPPKVLVIYSQDHHLYRDIVLKLCAFFQAKCGTKVLVDLLDSTSVGMVGRVRWLEWQRQQLNNPSDKILVLCSRGVQAKWRAMCGEGQVTLREDMVSPTDDMLTPFLNLFLPDMHQAGTLGKYMVAYFDVISGPQDVPSVFDIAVKYKLMKHFEELYFRILDIEKYQPGQVNHIEGIGGEEYFNCPSGRALKNAIETFQAYQLENPEWFEKECVDSEEEVMTEANLLIDQLIIPPVLECVPLIRDGPPVYVHEVQISENGNSVHVLTPELNTECELSVVELTPVVSPECKHQYPSNLDDVLTDHLYSPEPINLVEPVLNKPPPPRQNWLSLQEAPLAQMPTEDEEEDSLLPMNQLSARSDQVSSALQTPLDPPEPQRVQSEYSPPFEIGHSQPVEMEDEVLEPSGKGPNSGSDQGYISKMSSQHEPPSKEDPLAALRRLQEELSQDLRYSIGPEGN; the protein is encoded by the exons GTAACTGTATGGACAAAAACTGGCTGGATGTTCATGTGTACACTCCCAGCAGCCCGGAGGAGCTGCAGGTGTCTGTGGACACCAGGCGGGACGGGACGGGACACCTGCACCCCGTGCTGGTCGCTAACTGGACCATAAAGGATGATG GCAGCATTTATTACCTGAAAGCCACGGAGTTTCATGTCCTGGTGACGTCCACCAACGAGAACCTGTGTGTTCGATATTCCTTCAAAGACAAACTCTCCATGAGAAGTCCATCAGGGGAAAAG tggTCGTTCTCAGCTAATATGGTGGTGTTGGACCCTGGTCAGAGGTACCGGGTCTCTGTCTTCAACATCCCCAAACCAGAGTGGCGCCACAGCGGCTACGACGTCAGCGCTGATGTTATCGTTCCTG ATTGTCAAGATCCCAAAATGCGGGCGACCCAGTTTTGCGTAGAGCGAG GAAGCCTGTGGCAGCCTAACATCAGTCTGGCTCCCATCCCCGCAGCCGGCGGGAAATCCGCCCTGACTGTCAGCTTCACTCCTGACGGACTCTGTGAGGAATACATAGTGATTGTTCGCTGCTCCACTACCCAGCATGTAGAGCGCGCGTACAAG GCTAACCAGACGACCCTGAATGTCACATTCAGCCTTGATAAATGGCCCAGATCCTGCTGCCAGTTCGACGCTGAG ATCAAACCTCTTTTCCCACAATGCGGCCAGGACTGTGCCCGTCGAAGGAGGACTCTGGATATTTGTCGCG CCAAGCCAACAGACGCCCCCGATGCCCCTCCGTACACATTTGTCGCCCTGGGAgtggtgtttatgtgtgcagtgATGGCTGTTATTATGTATGTCCTCTGCAAGAAACAAG GCAGAGCCAGTATTGCTGCAGCACCCATGGGAGGTGGgaagccgcagcagcagcagctcaaacaACCTCCCAAAGTGCTAGTCATCTACTCCCAGGACCACCACCTCTACAGGGACATAGTGCTAAAGCTCTGCGCCTTCTTCCAGGCCAAGTGTGGCACGAAGGTGCTGGTGGACCTGCTGGACTCCACCTCGGTAGGCATGGTGGGCCGCGTTCGCTGGCTCGAGTGGCAACGGCAGCAGCTTAACAATCCGTCCGACAAGATCCTGGTGCTGTGCTCGCGAGGCGTCCAGGCGAAGTGGAGGGCCATGTGCGGTGAGGGCCAGGTGACACTGAGGGAGGACATGGTTTCCCCCACCGACGACATGCTCACTCCCTTTCTCAACCTCTTCCTGCCAGACATGCACCAGGCAGGCACGCTGGGCAAGTACATGGTCGCGTACTTCGACGTCATCAGCGGCCCACAAGACGTCCCGTCGGTTTTCGACATCGCAGTCAAATACAAGCTGATGAAGCACTTCGAAGAGCTGTACTTCCGCATCCTAGACATCGAGAAGTATCAGCCAGGTCAGGTCAACCACATCGAGGGCATTGGTGGGGAAGAATATTTCAACTGCCCCTCAGGGAGGGCCCTGAAGAATGCCATCGAAACCTTCCAGGCCTACCAGTTGGAAAATCCTGAGTGGTTTGAGAAGGAGTGTGtggacagtgaggaggaggtcATGACTGAGGCTAACCTGCTCATTGACCAGCTGATAATCCCTCCAGTCCTAGAGTGTGTTCCTCTAATTAGAGATGGGCCTCCCGTCTATGTGCATGAGGTGCAAATCAGTGAAAATGGCAACAGCGTTCACGTCCTTACACCTGAGCTGAACACGGAGTGCGAGCTGTCAGTGGTGGAACTCACACCAGTCGTGAGCCCCGAGTGCAAACATCAGTATCCGTCAAACCTGGACGACGTGCTGACAGATCACCTGTATTCTCCAGAACCTATCAACCTAGTTGAGCCTGTTTTGAACAAGCCGCCACCACCGAGGCAGAACTGGCTCTCCCTCCAGGAAGCACCCTTGGCTCAAATGCCCAccgaggacgaggaggaggattCCCTGCTCCCTATGAACCAACTCTCCGCTCGTTCGGACCAGGTGAGCTCGGCCCTACAGACACCCCTGGACCCTCCAGAACCCCAACGCGTGCAGAGTGAGTATTCGCCTCCGTTCGAAATCGGCCACTCTCAGCCTGTGGAGATGGAGGACGAGGTCCTGGAGCCCAGCGGAAAGGGTCCGAACAGTGGATCCGACCAAGGCTacatctccaaaatgtcttcCCAGCATGAACCGCCTTCTAAAGAGGACCCACTGGCGGCTCTGAGaaggctgcaggaggagctgtcTCAGGATCTGAGATACTCGATTGGTCCTGAAGGAAACTGA
- the tmem121b gene encoding transmembrane protein 121B codes for MISETGGDNPKADYLRSEASHCPDSPVSSSPEYGQLSRRRDTQTTSGSIVPEESGSIQPLVSSAAAAACIMTSGEFVQTAPLLAHKSKRSLLYKALCFLLLVFQGGILDFYLIIFTDLYWCSWIATDLVVISGWGIFFMKNARSKRERACGFHQKSSIFGCNLGEFTYAYLAWLIYVIACTPKVVLVLETSILDLIALKVPCGVTGFKIVVLLSAPLLFCLINSIIEDLNGATRHHSKSCFMATCLDLLDSFTLVEMLLRNEIPTVYLKYTVVSVYFVALAVPVIWLYELTASELRCRWLWARFSTGLVVNAPLLVVRCFQVYVYKAPVSVFMFKNIFFLVCKFLELVEQCAAVRGVRRLAGGNNPAQFSHCVSENDMCPHGYVNTLAVTQS; via the coding sequence ATGATCTCAGAAACTGGGGGCGACAATCCGAAGGCCGACTATCTCCGATCCGAAGCGAGCCACTGCCCAGACTCCCCCGTGTCCTCTTCCCCGGAATACGGGCAGCTGAGCAGGAGGCGGGACACCCAGACCACCAGCGGCAGCATCGTCCCGGAGGAGAGTGGCAGCATCCAGCCCCTTGTCTCCTCAGCCGCGGCCGCCGCCTGCATCATGACATCGGGGGAGTTCGTCCAGACCGCTCCCTTGCTGGCGCACAAGTCCAAGAGGAGCCTGCTGTACAAGGcgctctgcttcctcctcctcgtcttccaaGGCGGCATCCTGGACTTCTACCTCATCATCTTCACCGACCTGTACTGGTGCTCGTGGATAGCCACGGACCTGGTGGTGATCTCCGGCTGGGGGATTTTCTTCATGAAGAACGCGCGGAGCAAGAGGGAGCGGGCCTGCGGCTTCCACCAGAAGAGCTCCATCTTCGGCTGCAACCTCGGCGAGTTCACGTACGCCTACCTGGCCTGGCTCATCTACGTCATCGCCTGCACCCCGAAGGTGGTGCTCGTCCTGGAGACCTCCATCCTGGACCTGATCGCGCTCAAGGTCCCGTGCGGGGTGACGGGCTTCAAGATCGTCGTGCTGCTGTCCGCGCCGCTGCTCTTCTGCCTCATCAACTCCATCATCGAGGATTTAAACGGGGCGACGCGGCACCACTCCAAGAGCTGCTTCATGGCCACCTGCCTGGACCTGCTGGACAGCTTCACGCTGGTGGAGATGCTGCTGCGGAACGAGATCCCCACCGTGTACCTGAAGTACACCGTCGTCTCGGTGTATTTCGTGGCCCTGGCCGTGCCGGTGATCTGGCTCTACGAGCTGACGGCGTCGGAGCTGCGCTGCCGCTGGCTGTGGGCCCGCTTCTCCACGGGCCTGGTGGTCAACGCGCCCCTGCTGGTGGTCAGGTGCTTCCAGGTCTACGTCTACAAGGCGCCGGTGTCGGTGTTCATGTTCAAGAACATCTTCTTCCTGGTGTGCAAGTTCCTGGAGCTGGTGGAGCAGTGCGCGGCGGTGCGCGGGGTCCGGAGGCTGGCCGGCGGCAACAACCCGGCCCAGTTCTCCCACTGCGTGTCCGAGAACGACATGTGTCCGCACGGATACGTCAACACCCTGGCCGTCACCCAGTCCTAG